GTGGATGCTTATTAGGGGTTCCCAATGAGTTTAACCATGGAATAGGAAATATACAGTGACGCCGATGCATTTAGAGGCATAGTGTGTTTTTCTTTTAGTTATAGGATTGATCGATCACACAGGAAACTAGGCAAGCATGAAGGCAGCTTTCAAATGTGATCAAAATAATATCACATAGGAATGGTTATTAATTAATAGGTTTTTTTGGTGGTAAATTTTGTCAACCTATGTTCAAATTCCTTAGTATgggtgttcatatttttttttcgtTTAGTCCCACTTTTTTAGTGGTAAATGACATGACCGTCATCAGATATGGTGACTTTGTCAATCTTAAAATTTGGCAGATTATTTTTCAGTTTTaaacctttttaaaaaaaattaaaattaaccTACCCTAAAAAAGCATTCCCATATCTAACCCTTTTGCCTGTGTAGCCCACATGGTGCGACAAACAACGTTGCCACACCACATTTGTTGGGCAAATCTAACATGTTGGCGAGGCATGTTGACTAGACAAGTTCCTGCCACGCCATGCAGCGTCGGAGGATTGGCGCAGCAGGGCCGCCGCCATCCCTTCACATTTCACAATCAATCTTGTTTCCAGCATCTCGTGATAGGGCCTTTGGGGCGTACATAGCTCCGGTCAAGGAGAAGACCTCAGGTAAACCAAACAGGGGTGTCTTTTCAACATTTATTATACACACTGTGATTGGTATGACCCTAGTTACCTCCTATCATACTGAGTACTGAATAATGTTTGCACAAAGCAACAGTTCTTATACTGAACAATGGTCAGTTAGACGGTTCGTTTAACTAACTGCTTGAATGTGTTGCGTTTTTTCATTCAACATTCATAATTTAGCCGTTTTTGCCACCATTGTCTTTTGTTATCACAGTTCACAGCCTTGCACACTATGCTACGCCATTTTTTCTAAGCTATAGTATGGCAAAATCAAATTCCTTTTTTTTACTCAGAACATGTGTGTTTGGTGTCCACTCTTGCAGAAAGAGTTGAAGATGTTGACCTGCTGATTAGGAGGGCAGAGAGATGCTTGGAAGCAGGCGCAGATATGATCATGATCGACGCCGATGATGTTTGCCAGCGTGCTGAATCTCTGAGGACAGACATCGTCGCCAAGATTGTAGGCCAGCTCGGGCTTGATAAAACCATGTTTGAAGCTTCCAACCCCAACACCTCAGAGTGGTTTGTCAGACGATATGGCCCAAGGGTACTGACTCCTCTCCCCCCTGAATAAACTCAAGCTGAGCAATGCTGATACCATTGTTTCTCGTGGTTCATTTGATCCCAAAGTTTTGACAAGTGTCGGGCTTATGTAGGTAAATCTCTTTGTCGACCACTCTGACGTGATGAATCTGGAGCGCCTCCGGGGCTTCAACACGCACCGAAGCAACTTGGCCTCTCGTTATGCCTCGCCGTTCTTCCTGATGTAATGGGCTAATGACCATTCCCGTATCCTGAGCTGCGACAGTTACGTTTCTACTTGGAGTTGTAAGCCTCGCACAGCTTGTTATGGCCTCGATGTAACCACCAGCGAGCAGCGGCATAGCATCTGCTATGTTATCAGCAACGCTACTGTAATAATCAGTTCTGTGGCGTAAGTAGTGTATGGGTGTTTGTGTTTCATCGCATCGATGAGCCAGATCCTTGGATTCATGTTTGTGCGGTTGCATGCGTGTGAATATCGgcattttctgtttttcagagcaTGAGAGCACGTCTCCGCATGAAATTCGGGAATTTTCTGGTTTCAAAAGCAGGACAGAGGTGTACAATGGTGAAAATAGTTTTCCAGCTTGGACTTCACGTTTAACATCATCTTGCAGATCATTGGATCAAACCAACATGGATCATGAGCTGGCAATTTGTTATTGGTGTCTTCGGCAACAATGACCTCAAACCAAACAAAGTTGTTACTTGAAATCGCATCAAAACTAGAATGATAACTACTAGAATCGTGAAATCTTATTATATGAATCATATAACTacttaacaaagttgtagaatcaACTAGTTAACTCATCAATTAGTTAACAGAGTTGTAGAATCAATCTGATAACCTAAGTGGCGATATACTCAAGTCATATGACACATTGACTAGAGCTGGCAAGAACCATATTTCTATGGACTTTCTTTCCACTATGGATACAAATTTTCCATGGTAAAAGAACAACAAAATATAAAAATCAACAATGCAGTATTGTATTGATTCAGTAAATAAGTTTAGCAGTAATACAGTCATTTTCAGCCACAGAACTTAACCAAACTATCGGAGTATATCAACCGTAAAATGACATATATGAAAATTACGGCAATTCAATATGCTCACTTTCTTGAGCACCAGTAATTTCAGGCAAGGGGAATCATAGTCACTCCAAGATTTGATTTCAATTTTGAAGACCGTGTGCCCACAACTTGAGTCTTCGATGCATTTGCTGAACCAGCCCTAGGTTTCTCACCCCTGGAGGCACATCCTAGTGCTGCAGAAACATAgacattttttttataaaaaaaacagaGAGAATCAACTAATTGAGAAATTAATGTTTGCTTGAACATTTGTTACTCAGCAGTTAACTAAACAACCCAAGATAACTCACTACACGCAGATACTTAAAagctgtcgacacagaatttcatcccgtgccgaggacacacgcagcaagccggaagggtccgctcgatggagcacaTCCGcttagcttcagcgcaggggtggtcgatcctgcgcaatcctcccgaggcatgtcagtcaatttgaccctgcaattgacaaggagagaaagttcatcagtaattaagggcagaacttgccggtgttgccagacagtccagaatgtacggctgtgagagccgatatgaaaggaaatcggctaaatagccgattccagtatattcatgagaatgattcagttagagctcatggggtcgtgtgaagagaatcgattatcatttaggataaacatcatttaaacaaatattaatcaatggcaataagatatcaacgatgatcggtccatactgagccaatgattacgagtaaccgaactcctttttatataaagaaacaattcaacatcacttaaccatttaataaagataaatctaatgaacatgttagatctcatctatcgtcatgaccagtggggcatgaggcagaatcatgcaggccgtagaaacaacaatagactcgacgaccctaactcattactaatatcagtggggcatgaggcagaatcatgcaggccgtaatacaataacaagatcatggggctaacacatctttcaacttatctctacttgaacgatctcatgatgtgaactgttcgtgaaagcattcgatatcggctaaacaaccgattcaggcatagcgcacagttaaggtcatgtcttctcaggaacgggtctaccaaccaacgatccccactccacggtgccaacagtggggtgagaggcagaatcccacaggccgtgatgacgggccatgaaacgttctcgctaaccgatagatttactcaagatcgaacatgccttaaccgcacgctatgcacgattaagattgacgcaaaacagccgataaaaacataactcatcgcttaagatgtggattaaattagttttagattagcaaacgatgagttaaacaagatataaggccgatccatatcaatctcaatcgggcagagtgatattgctgtaattagataaacaatgaaagcaataagcaatatcggtaacttaatgaatctaccaaagactgacactctaagatagagccaataacttgaccttgatctaattcaagcagtggagtgtgaggcagaatcacacgggCCATagttgaattaggcaagagtgataactagcttataccagagccgtagtaggggtcgaccgaatcgatgcagccatacgaacagaggtataaaccataacagtacttacaacaagcagtggaggtcgaccggatcgatgcagccatacttgccgaagaactcaccgagatctactctactcctactcctaaggggtggcaagagccaaaaaaagtaattaacttgtatttgattgattgatgtctttttacaatagccggagcttggtatttatacccggagcctaaacatgaatcctactcgagcacgatttgttacaacctttggcagaaaataaaaacattcctaatttaagataacttggactctaatctttccctttttgtagagtccaacacgttttcatcttggcgtcgagcatagcctctgtcgttatctgctggtacTGTCCGAAGAAAGCCaattcctagattttgcatctgaatcagttgTTTCTGATCCGCCCgtaactgatcccttgatgatatgatCCTGGGAGCTTTTTGgtccctgtgactctccttccaaattttggtgtaaacacatgccccccaattttgggacaaaGAAATTTTGTTCTAAAATTACCATGTCCGTGCTCCCGATAGGCCCGTAGCCACGGGCaaggaatcttgatctggggtctactattcgTCGCCGTCCATAtcaactcatgagcccatgcttcaaaacgttttcagagcattattgcttcacgggcgTTTTGGATTTATCCTTCCAAGCCGGCTATAAAAATGGCTATCCGACCTTGGTGAGAGCAAACTCAATGATTCAGCCATGTTCCActtctatctgcctcctcgggtgTTTCCGATGCCGCTGGATCCTCTGTGGTTTATCCTTTTGCTATgcagatcttgagtggttaggagaattcttgtgcatagggtgattgtgtcgctcattctagcgtccagtcgagcaagaggatcagctattgcaattaggagaattcttgtgatatcacctgagtcttctctccatgctcgcaaagttgtcctagtgtttgcaagggctaaaatatgtggacaccttccccttgtttattCCACTGAATGCCCACtaggaaagccacaggcttcttcccCATAGTTTTCTGATTTATCGAAAAATCGGTTGAATTTATGTTTAGGCGGGCGATTTCCTCTCTCCTTGGGCATAATGTTAGCaatgggccaacgccaactcgcCTCGCGATGGACTTTGGCCTTGTTGGggcccggactcccttcaatccaaaataAACTGGATAGGCTGATCTCTGGTAAAATCTCCGAATCTTTTTCAGATCTTTTGTAATTtgaggaagcaataagtctgaatctgttattTCTTTGTTATCCGTCTCCTAAACTTCTGGAGTGCCGTTCCGCTTCCGTTTTTTATTACAAACTCACACCCCtggtgaaatctatcttctcgccttcctaggctatataaacgggcctcggcagttgatctaaggataactcactttgcctcaaaccttctgcacccttagcatagttcctgctttttcgtaggtcagagatcatggagaatagcaagaggtttCCTGAGAAGGTCTTCATCGGATCTGCATCATCACGTCAGCGCCTTCGTCGTTAGGAGGGTATATCCCGTGATGCCTCCGCTGCCTCGGGGAACCGGGCTGACTCCGTTCGGCCTTTAGGGCCTTCCTCATCGACGGCTTGCTGCCAGCCCCCTTGCCATCAGATGAGGTGGATTGATAAtgacgatctgcttgcctccattgatcgacatggccAGAGTCTCATTGAGTGTCTATCCCTCGCAGAATCGGCCCTGGCTatggttcgatgtcgatcacctcctGCGGTCAATTCGGTGGAGgatagattagcaaacgatgagttaaacaagatataaggccgatccagatcaatctcaatcgggcagagtgatattgttgtaattagataaacaatgaaagcaataagcaatatcggtaacttaatgaatctaccaaagactgtcactctaagatagagccaataacttgaccttgatctaattcaagcagtggggtgtgaggcagaatcacacaggccatagttgaattaggcaagagtcgataactagcttataccagagccgcagtgggggtcgaccggatcgatgcagccatacgaacagaggtataaaccatgacggtacttacaacaagtagtggaggtcgaccggatcgatgcagccgtacttgccgaagaactcgccgagatctactatactcctacacctaaggggtggccggagccgaaaaaaataattgacttgtatttgattgattgatgtctttttacaatagccggagcttggtatttatacccggagcctaaacatgaatcctaNNNNNNNNNNNNNNNNNNNNNNNNNNNNNNNNNNNNNNNNNNNNNNNNNNNNNNNNNNNNNNNNNNNNNNNNNNNNNNNNNNNNNNNNNNNNNNNNNNNNCTGAACACTTCTCTAAAAGGGTGAaattccaagtggttctacatgaaacag
The nucleotide sequence above comes from Miscanthus floridulus cultivar M001 chromosome 18, ASM1932011v1, whole genome shotgun sequence. Encoded proteins:
- the LOC136524326 gene encoding protein HEAT-STRESS-ASSOCIATED 32-like, which codes for MQRRRIGAAGPPPSLHISQSILFPASRDRAFGAYIAPVKEKTSERVEDVDLLIRRAERCLEAGADMIMIDADDVCQRAESLRTDIVAKIVGQLGLDKTMFEASNPNTSEWFVRRYGPRVNLFVDHSDVMNLERLRGFNTHRSNLASRYASPFFLM